AAAGAAATAACCATGAGCGATAAAAAAGATTGCGGCTGCAACTCCGGCTGCGGAGCGGAAAAGAAAGTCCCCTCCGGAAAGCCCGTCCTCCTGAAAATGGCGGATTCGGACAGCGCTCCTTTGGTTGACCTTCGGGAAAGCCGCTGGGAGCCGCACAAACAGACCTTTGTTACCGGGTCCGTCGAAACGCCGGCGGGCTCTGTCCCCATCGTCTCGCACGAGATTACCTCCGGGGACCGTCTCGGAACGTTTTCGGTAAGGCTCGGAATCGGAAGGGACAGCTACACCGTGGTGCCGGGGCTGTACTCCTTCGGCTCTCCGGACGAACACTCGCCCCTCGTCGCCACCTGTAACTACAAGCTCACCTTCGACCTTCTCAGAAGGGAGTGGAAGGGGCTGGACCTCTGGGTTCTTGCGCTCGACACCAAGGGGATAAACGTTTGGTGCGCGGCGGGGAAGGGAACCTTCGGGACACAGGAGCTTCTTTCCCGCATGGGAAAGGCGGGCGTGGACAGGATCGTCGCCCACCGGGAGGTTGTCCTTCCGCAGCTCGGGGCTAGCGGCGTAAACGCCCACGAGGTCAGGAAGGGGAGCGGTTTTCGGGTCTTCTACGGCCCCGTTAGGGCGGACGACCTGAAAACGTATCTCGACGCGGGGAAAAAGGCCACTCCAGCAATGAGAAGGGTGACCTTCACCACCGTCGAGAGGCTGATACTGATCCCCGTGGAGCTTTCCCTCCTCTTTAAGTATTCGCTCTGGATTCTTCCGGCCGGGTTCGCCCTCTCGGGCATCTCAAAGGAAATATGGTCGCCGGAAGCGGCGTGGGCGCGGGGATGGCTTTTTGCCGCAAGCGTGGGCGCGGGGGCTTTCGCGGGCGCTTTCCTGACGCCCCTTCTCCTTCCCTGGCTACCGGGAAAGTCCTTTTCCGTCCGGGGAATCTTCGCGGGGCTCGCCACGACCGTAGGGGCGGCGTTGCTCCTCTCCGGTTCGATGGTTATCTTGGAAAGAACAGGCTTCGTCCTCATGGGAACGGCGGTAGCCTCCTTCGCGGCGATGAACTTTACCGGCGCGACTCCGATAACCTCCCCTACGGGGGTTGAAAAGGAGATGAGGCGGTTCCTGCCGGTACAGCTCATGGCGGCGGCGGCGGGTCTTATAGCCTGGATTGGTGGCGGATTTTTCCGCTGAGAAGGATATTACCGTGAGTCTTGATTATCTGGGTGTCTCCACCCTCGGATTTGACAGGGAGAAATGCGTGGGTTGCCTCATGTGCATCGACGTCTGCCCGCACGGCGTCTTCGTCGCCGAGGGGCGGGCGGTGAAGGTCGAGAACGGGAAAAAGTGCATGGAGTGCGGCGCCTGCGTCAAAAACTGCCCGGCGGGGGCTGTCAGCGTGAAGCCCGGCGTCGGCTGCGCGGAGGCCATACTTACCGGCTGGATTAAGGGCGGCCCGCCCCAATGCGGCTGCTCCGGCTCCGGCTGCTGCTGACCCGCCGCATCGGAATAAATCAATGTTCCCTTTGATTCTCCTCCTCTTCCTTGCGGTGCCCGCAGCCGAAATCTACGTTCTCATAAAGGTAGGCTCGCTTATAGGCGCGCTGGACACTTTTTTGCTCGTGCTGGCTATGGGGGCCTTCGGCGCTTTCTACGCGAGGCGCGAAGGGCTGAGCCTTCTTCGGCGCATCCAGAGGGAGACGAGCGAGGGGCGGATGCCCGGCGGCGCCCTCATCGACGGGGCGCTTCTCCTCGCGGGCGGTGTGCTCCTTATTACTCCGGGGTTTATAACCGACGTTATCGGAATAACATTCATCTTTCCTCCTACCCGAGCGCTCTGGAAGCGAGGTTTCGCCCTCTGGCTCAAGCGCAAGTTCGAGCGCGGCGAAATCGTCTTTAGGCGCTATTAATCCTTTCAGGGGCCTTGGTTGATCGACGCCAGCGGACTATCCAAATCCTTCGGGGGAAGAACTCTCTTCTCAAACGTGGATCTGCGTCTGGACGCCGGGGACAGGCTCGCGCTTGTCGGCCCCAACGGCTCCGGCAAGACCACCCTCATCAAGATTCTGGCCGGAGAGGAACAGGCCGACAGCGGCGAGGTGAGAGGGCGAAGGGGGTCGTCAAACGGCTACCTTCCGCAGGAGGTCGAGGTCGATTCTTCGGAATCCCTGCTCGATTTCGTCGAGAACGTCGCAGGAGAGCTTCGGGAGGTGCAGGAGGGGCTTACCGAGGCGCACAAGCTCCTCGAAGAGGGAGACTCCTCCCCCGAACTGCTCCTTCGCTACGGACACCTTCAGGCCAGGTATGAGTATCTCGGCGGCTACACTCTCCGCTCCGAGGCCAGAAAGATACTCTCCGGCCTCGGCTTTTCCGAAAAAGACTTTTCCCGCCCGCTCAACTCGTTTTCCGGCGGCTGGAGGATGCGCAGCCTCCTTGCCCGCATACTTCTCAAGTCCCCTGAGATAATCTTTCTCGACGAGCCGACAAACCATCTCGACATAGTAACCCTCGAATGGCTCGAAAACTTCATTCGGGAGTCCAAAGCGGGGTTTTTAATCGTCTCTCACGACGTTTCTTTCCTCAACCGCGTGGTGAACGGCGTCTTTGCGCTGGAAAAGAGCGGGGCGGTGAGGACGAAGGGAAATTACGAGCGCTACGTGGAGGAGCGGGAACTTCGCCTTTCACAGCAACGGGCGGCCTTCGAGCGCCAGCAGCGAAAGCGCGCCGACGAGGAGCGCTTCATAGAGCGCTTCCGCTCCAAGAACACCAAGGCCAAACAGGTCCAGTCGCGGATTAAGCGGATGGAAAAGGAGGAGGTAGTCGTTCCCCTCGAAGCTTTCTCCAGCGAGAAACCGGCGATCCGCTTTCCCCAGCCGGGGCGTTCGGGGAAGGAGGTGGTTTTCCTTGAAGGAGTGGTGGCGGGCTACGGCCCGAATATCATCTACAAGGGACTCGACTTCAAGCTCTTCCGGGGTGACAAGGCGGTTTTCATCGGCCCCAACGGCGCGGGAAAATCGACCCTGCTCAAGCTCATCGCGGGAGTCATAGCTCCGTCGGCGGGAACCGTCACTTACGGCCACAACGTCACCCGCAGCTACTTTTCGCAGCACCAGATGGAGCTTTTGTCCCCCAACCGGACCGTTCTGGAAGAGATACTGACCCTGCCGGGCTACAGGACCGAGCGGGAGGCCAGATCTCTCCTCGGAGGTTTTCTCTTTTCCGGCGACGACGTGGAAAAGAAGGTTTCCGTCCTCTCCGGCGGCGAGAAGTCGCGGCTGGTGATGGCGAAGCTCCTTCTGGAGCCGGGAAACCTCCTCCTGCTCGACGAGCCCACCAACCACCTCGACATCGACGCCTGCGAGACCCTGAAAAACGCTCTTTTCGAGTTCGGCGGGACGATAGCCGTAATCACCCACGACCGCGACCTGATAAACAGGGTGGCCAACAAGGTGATTTACGTGGATGGGGGAAGATGCGAGGAGTACCTCGGCAATTACGACGATTTTCTCCGGGCGAGAAGCTCCCGCATCCAGACCGTTTCGCCCGGCGAGACGGAGGCCGGGGAGTCGGCGGGTCAGAAGAGCTCGAAGGGCAAAGAGGCGCGAAAGAACGCCGCCAAAAGCCGGGAGGAGTTTTACAAAAGGACAAAATCCCTTCGCTCCGGAGTCTCGGAGCTGGAAAAAAAGATAACCGGAGGCGAGGGGAGGCTCGCCGAGGTGGAATCGC
This genomic interval from bacterium contains the following:
- a CDS encoding 4Fe-4S dicluster domain-containing protein; translated protein: MSLDYLGVSTLGFDREKCVGCLMCIDVCPHGVFVAEGRAVKVENGKKCMECGACVKNCPAGAVSVKPGVGCAEAILTGWIKGGPPQCGCSGSGCC
- a CDS encoding FxsA family protein produces the protein MFPLILLLFLAVPAAEIYVLIKVGSLIGALDTFLLVLAMGAFGAFYARREGLSLLRRIQRETSEGRMPGGALIDGALLLAGGVLLITPGFITDVIGITFIFPPTRALWKRGFALWLKRKFERGEIVFRRY
- a CDS encoding ATP-binding cassette domain-containing protein yields the protein MIDASGLSKSFGGRTLFSNVDLRLDAGDRLALVGPNGSGKTTLIKILAGEEQADSGEVRGRRGSSNGYLPQEVEVDSSESLLDFVENVAGELREVQEGLTEAHKLLEEGDSSPELLLRYGHLQARYEYLGGYTLRSEARKILSGLGFSEKDFSRPLNSFSGGWRMRSLLARILLKSPEIIFLDEPTNHLDIVTLEWLENFIRESKAGFLIVSHDVSFLNRVVNGVFALEKSGAVRTKGNYERYVEERELRLSQQRAAFERQQRKRADEERFIERFRSKNTKAKQVQSRIKRMEKEEVVVPLEAFSSEKPAIRFPQPGRSGKEVVFLEGVVAGYGPNIIYKGLDFKLFRGDKAVFIGPNGAGKSTLLKLIAGVIAPSAGTVTYGHNVTRSYFSQHQMELLSPNRTVLEEILTLPGYRTEREARSLLGGFLFSGDDVEKKVSVLSGGEKSRLVMAKLLLEPGNLLLLDEPTNHLDIDACETLKNALFEFGGTIAVITHDRDLINRVANKVIYVDGGRCEEYLGNYDDFLRARSSRIQTVSPGETEAGESAGQKSSKGKEARKNAAKSREEFYKRTKSLRSGVSELEKKITGGEGRLAEVESLLSAPEIYSDPKKAAELSRERSGLESEITAASHEWEALALDLEELEKTLREELELE